A single region of the Brachypodium distachyon strain Bd21 chromosome 3, Brachypodium_distachyon_v3.0, whole genome shotgun sequence genome encodes:
- the LOC100829003 gene encoding skin secretory protein xP2, producing the protein MKVDHLEQQQGMADGGGLPRCRSVKAPSAASPLGIGGGANTSSSTPQNKPARASTSTPTTPAYVRHKPPPSSINCMGMVTTDTPPATPKQPQPPQRSSSYYGSSMWSPRKLMQRASRAFRSGRSSSRRKKKSAMAAADLDVDSPRSVASKGSDADSAVSFDEQQIPDDVIVVDNGQPEEEEEPKIEPVPVPEKIIHEANPSSPVTNQIQAPAPAVAETETEEPAAAADCKDSPAPEEETVPTAPAAIAAAPVEKQPQQQQEEEEPKKAAAAAPAPVLEVAVAVEEKKKEEMKAEVVRRFQMRRTASAEGRRRSSGGGNDVVEEARSKLLENMRQGNRVRALVGAFENAMVADDRRSASLNRRQPKPNVSFRV; encoded by the exons ATGAAGGTGGATCATCTCGAG cagcagcagggcatggcggacggcggcggcctcccgCGGTGCAGGAGCGTGAAGGcaccctccgccgcctccccgctcggcatcggcggcggcgccaacacctcctcctccacgccgcAGAATAAgccggcgcgcgcgtcgacgtcgacgccgacgacgccggcgTACGTGCGCCacaagccgccgccgtcctccatCAACTGCATGGGCATGGTCACCACCGacacgccgccggccacccccaagcagccgcagccgccgcagaGATCGTCTTCCTACTACGGGTCGTCGATGTGGTCCCCGCGGAAGCTGATGCAGCGGGCCTCCCGCGCCTTCCGCAGCGGCCGGTCCTCTTCCcggcggaagaagaagagcgccatggccgcggcaGACCTCGATGTCGATAGTCCCAGGTCGGTCGCCAGCAAGGGGTCCGACGCCGACAGCGCCGTGTCCTTCGACGAGCAGCAGATCCCCGATGACGTCATCGTCGTTGACAACGGTCaaccggaggaggaggaggagccaaaGATCGAGCccgtgccggtgccggagaagaTCATCCACGAGGCGAACCCCTCGTCGCCGGTGACCAATCAGATCCAGGCCCCAGCGCCGGCCGTGGCTGAGACAGAGACagaggagccggcggcggcggcggattgcAAGgactcgccggcgccggaggaggagactgTCCCCACCGCCCctgccgccattgccgccgcccctgTGGAgaagcagccgcagcagcagcaggaggaggaggagcctaagaaggcagccgccgcagctccGGCTCCGGTACTGGAGGTCGCCGTGGccgtggaggagaagaagaaggaggagatgaAGGCGGAGGTGGTCCGGAGGTTCCAGATGAGGAGgacggcgtcggcggaggggcggcggcggagcagcggcggcggcaacgacgtggtggaggaggcgcggaGCAAGCTGCTGGAGAACATGCGGCAGGGGAACCGCGTCAGGGCGCTCGTCGGCGCATTCGAGAACGCCATGGtcgccgacgaccgccgcagcgCCAGCCTCAACCGCCGCCAACCCAAGCCCAACGTCAGCTTCCGCGTCTGA
- the LOC100843081 gene encoding apoptosis-inducing factor homolog B: MAADGGKPRVVVVGGGIGGALLAKTLQPDADVVLLDPKDYLEINWAELRSMVEPSFAERSLIYHTDYLTTATIVTSTAVNITEHAVLTADGQSLAYDFLVVATGHVMTSSGNRTGRLTEFQSDNEKIKSSESVLIIGGGPTGVELAAEIAVDYPEKKVTLVHRGSRLLEFIDKKASKKCLDWLTSKKVDVLFQQSVDLGSLSNTEKFYKTSSGETITADCHFVCIGKPLSSSWLHDTILKESLDNKGRIMVEKDLRVKGYNNIFAIGDITDIPEIKQGYLAQKHALLVAKNLKLLMKGPPASKLATYSTGYPLALVSLGRNEGLAQLPFVTLTGCIPGMIKSRDLFVSKTRKQMGLNA; the protein is encoded by the exons ATGGCGGCGGATGGGGGGAAGCcgagggtggtggtggtgggcggcggcatcggcggcgCGCTCCTCGCTAAGACCCTGCAGCCCGACGCCGACGTCGTCCTCCTCGATCC GAAGGATTACCTGGAGATCAACTGGGCTGAACTGAGGTCAATGGTTGAACCATCTTTTGCTGAGAGATCGTTAATCTATCACACAGATTACCTCACCACCGCAACCATTGTAACATCTACTGCAGTCAATATCACCGAGCATGCTGTTCTGACTGCTGATGGTCAATCTCTTGCATACGATTTTCTCGTTGTCGCAACTGGTCATGTGATGACTTCTTCTGGAAACAGAACGGGAAGGCTTACAGAATTCCAAAGTG ATAACGAGAAGATAAAATCGTCCGAGTCAGTGTTGATAATTGGAGGTGGTCCAACTGGTGTTGAACTTGCTGCAGAGATTGCAGTAGACTATCCAGAGAAGAAAGTGACCCTTGTACACAGAGGATCAAGGTTACTTGAATTCATTGACAAGAAGGCTTCAAAGAAGTGTCTTGATTGGCTGACTTCGAAAAAAGTAGATGTGCTTTTCCAGCAATCAGTCGACTTAGGTTCACTATCCAACACAGAGAAGTTCTACAAGACATCCAGTGGAGAAACAATAACAGCTGATTGCCACTTTGTGTGTATTGGTAAGCCACTGAGTTCATCATGGCTACATGATACCATCCTGAAGGAATCTTTGGACAACAAGGGAAGAATAATGGTGGAAAAGGATCTAAGGGTGAAGGGTTATAATAACATTTTTGCAATTGGTGACATCACGGATATTCCT GAAATCAAGCAAGGGTATCTCGCCCAGAAGCATGCGCTGCTGGTAGCGAAGAACCTGAAGCTACTGATGAAGGGCCCGCCGGCCAGCAAGCTGGCGACCTACAGCACCGGCTACCCGCTGGCGCTCGTCTCTCTGGGAAGGAACGAAGGGCTGGCCCAGCTGCCGTTCGTGACGCTCACCGGGTGCATACCGGGCATGATCAAGTCCCGGGACCTGTTCGTCAGCAAGACAAGGAAGCAGATGGGTCTGAACGCTTGA